CAGGGCAGTCGTAAGGCCCGCGGCAAATAGCAGCGCAGTGCTGAGATGGCGAAATAACAGGCGCTTCATGCGTGAGCCAACTTCCATACGAGAGTCCATGGCCTAACGATAGTCAGAATATGGCCTAGGTGCAGGTGGCTAATGGCAATTGGCTATTTATGCGGGCTAATGAGCCCAGCCTTGGTAGATATAGGTCATGGGCTTTGGACCTTTGAGATAGCGGTTGCTCAGTTCGCCAATCTGAAAACCGCCTGCGGTGATCAGCGCCTGGATATCGCGATTGAGGTGACAGCCGCCGGCCAGCGGCTTCCACAGCGGCGTCAGGCGGTTCTGCCAGCGCAGCACGGGCAGTTCCGGAGCCAGTCCATGCTCGCAGAACAGCAGGCGACCGCCCGGCTTGAGCACGCGGCGCATTTCTTTCAGCGCGGCTACAGCATCGGGGATGGTGCACAGGGTAAAGGTGCAGACGATGCAGTCGAAGCTGGCGTCGTCGGCCTGAATCTGCCCCAGTTCGAGGGCAATCATCTCCACTGGAATGCTGATCGCGGCGGCCCGCTGCCGGGCCAGTTTCTGCATATCGGCACTCGGGTCGACACCAATGATGACGCTGAC
This DNA window, taken from Pseudomonas sp. SG20056, encodes the following:
- a CDS encoding class I SAM-dependent methyltransferase → MGLYDRYLLPHLIDFACGMGAVMKARSQLVPQAHGRVLEIGIGSGLNLAFYDAEKVSVIIGVDPSADMQKLARQRAAAISIPVEMIALELGQIQADDASFDCIVCTFTLCTIPDAVAALKEMRRVLKPGGRLLFCEHGLAPELPVLRWQNRLTPLWKPLAGGCHLNRDIQALITAGGFQIGELSNRYLKGPKPMTYIYQGWAH